The Candidatus Nezhaarchaeota archaeon DNA window ATGAGATAATCTGGATCCCTCGGTACGCCAAGCAGAGACTCATTGACTGGATTAGAAGTGCCGAGTGGGATTGGGTCATATCGAGGCAAAGGGTTTTCGCAACACCAATACCAGTTTGGTATTGTAAAGAATGTGGCAACGTAATAGTCGCCAAGCCTGAGTGGCTTCCAGTAGATCCTAGAGAACAACCACCACCCATCGATAGCTGCCCCAAGTGTGGTTCACGCGACTTCGTAGGCGAAAGCGACGTAATGGATACTTGGATGGACTCCTCAATAACCTGTGCTGTAATAGCGGGATGGCCTGACGATATGGAACTATTTAGTAAACTCTACCCGAATGACCTGCAGCCCAACGGTTACGACATCATAAGGACGTGGGATTATTACTTGTTAGTAAGGCACTTAGCTCTATTCGATAGGATCCCCTACAAGGTGGCACTCATCAACGGTATGGTTCGAGGAACCGATGGTAGGATGATGCATAAGTCCTATGGCAATTATATAGAGGTTCGAGAGGTCGTCGAAAAGTACTGTGCAGATGCCTTAAGGCAGTGGGCTGCTAGCGGCTCAACAGGCTACGACATAAGGTTTAGGTGGGAGGACGTCGATTACGCTTGGCGTTTCTTAATAAAGCTCTGGAACGCCTCGCGCCTCGTGATAATGAATACAGCGGATTATGACTGCTCTAAACCAAGCGAGTTGAAGGTCTTGGATTTGTGGCTTCTAACTAAGTTAAAGAAGCTCATAGAGAAAGTGACTAGGGCCATGGAAGAAATGCAATTTAATGAAGCCCTTGACTCCTTGAGGAACTTTGTGTGGCACGTGTTCTGCGACCACTACCTCGAAGCTGTCAAGTACAGACTTTATGGACAGAGTACAGCTGAAAGTAGGAGAGCAGCTCAATACACACTTACAAAATCCCTTTACATAATATTAAGGCTTCTAGCGCCTTTCTGCCCCTTCATAACTGAGGAAATATATCACGCCGCCTTCAAAGAGAGGATAGGAGCTGAAAGTATCCACTTAACTTCATGGCCATCCACCTCGGAATGCGAATTTAACGAAGATCTTGAGGCCAAGGGAGATGTTATTGTGGCTATCATAGCAGCGGTGAGGAGGACTAAGATAAGGAACAGGCTATCACCAGGCTATCCACTAAGAACCCTATGGATAGGTAGCTCCACGTTCATGGACTCAGTAAAGGTTGGAGCTGAAGACATAAAGGGAACATGTAGAGCACGAGAGTTAGTGATAGTGAATAGCTTAGAAGATGGGATAGTCGTGGACGAGTATCCAGAAATAAAGTTTAAATTTGAAGCTGAGAGAAGGTGATGACAATAAGCATAGACAAGGTTAGACTTGAGCGGTTAGTCAAGGAGTTAAAATCTAAGAGAGGTAGGGGGACAGAGCTCATATCACTTTACATACCAGCTGGTAGACCACTTGGCGAGGTAACATCAGCTTTGAGAGAAGAGCTATCTACGGCAGCTAACATAAAGGATAGGACTACAAGGCATCACGTGCTCGATGCGCTGACGGTGACCTTGCAGAGGCTCAAACTATTCACTTCGACACCTAAGAACGGGCTAGTAGTATTTGCTGGTTACATTCCTAGAGGCCCTCCGGGCAGTGAGAAGATGGAAGTCTACGTCATAGAACCTCCAGAGCCTATAAACACGTACCTATACCGATGCGATTCGCGATTCCACACGGAGATATTAGAGGAGATGCTAGAGGAGAAAGGTAGTTACGGCGTAATAGTGATCGATAGGAGCAGTGCGACTTTTGCTCTGCTTACGGGCAAGAGATTAAAGATACTTGACGAGATCACCTCAGGCGTACCTGGAAAGCATAGTGCTGGAGGTCAGTCGGCTAGGAGATTTGAGAGGGTGATAGAGATAATGGCTCACGAATTTTACAAGAGGGCTGGAGAGTACGCTCAAAAACTATTTTCGGAGGTCAAAGACCTCAAAGGAATAATCATTGGGGGGCCGGGTCCAACGAAGAACGACTTCTATGACGGTGATTACCTCCCCTATGACCTCAAGAAGATGGTCATAGGGATAGTGGATGTAGGTTACACGGGAGAAGAGGGAGTCTACGAGACCATAGAAAGAGCACAAAACCTTCTAGAGGGGGTTAAGTACGTTCATGAGAAGCAAGTTATTCAGAGGTTTTTGGAGTACTTAGCTAAGAAGAGCGACCTAATAGCCTATGGTTATAAAGAAGTTTACCATTTCTTAAAGCAGGGCGTTGTCGATACTCTGATACTATCAGAGGACGTTCCCTTAAGCTATGTAAAGGTCTCGTGTAGTACATGCGGATGGACTAATGAGGATCTTGTGAAAGAGGATGAAGTGGAGGGGTTTAAGGAAGCATACTCCAAGTGCCCCGTATGCGGTCAAGTAACCAATTTAGAGCAAGGAGACGTGATAGAGCACTTAGTGGAGCTCTCAAAGACCTTTAGTACTAAGGTCGAGATAATCTCCAGCGAGACTGAGGAAGGAAGGGGCTTTCTAGAGTCCTTTAAAGGCATGGCAGCAATTTTGAGGTATGCTCCTCGATAAGGCACGCGATTAGCTCTGTTAGTTCTGAAAGTTTATTACGAAAGGAGGGCTAATCGCATACAGCTATGAAGATGCGCGAAAACTATGTAGTCAAGCTTGGGGGGCACGTCTTAATAGACGATAAAGGTGAGTTTAGGAGGGACGTTCTATCAAGTTACGTTGACCTAGTGGCAAGTCTCTGGAGAGAGGGAATCAACTTACACACGGTCGTTGGGGGAGGTCGAGTAGCGAGACTCTACATAGAGGTGCTAGCTGCTTTAGGCGCTCCTAAGGCCCTTCAAGACCTTATGGGGATTGAAGTAGCGAGGATCAATGCAAGTCTCCTAACTCATGCCTTAAGAAGCAGAGGGGTCAAAGCCCTCTTTAGAGACTCCTTTTCTTCAATCAATTGGTTTGAAGATTCGGTCTACGTGATGGGGGGAGTAAGCCCCGCACAATCAACGACTGCAGTGGCAGCATTACTTGCTGAAGCTACAAGAGCCATAAAGCTAATAGTGGCTACGGACGTAAATGGCTTATACTCTGAAGACCCGAAAAAGAACCCTCAAGCTACATTATTAAAGAAGGTTACGATGAAGGAGTTGATGGGGGTCTTAAAGGTAGAATCAGAGCCGGGAAGCTACAAGTTGCTAGACTCGGTGGCTCTTCAAGTCATAGCCCGCTCAAAGATATTAACACAAATAGTTAACGGCTTGAACCCTCAAAACATAGAGAAGGCCATAAGAGGAGAGGACGTAGGGACGCTGATAATACCTTAAAACCTCAACAACTGAGTTAGGCTACAGTCGAAATTCTACATCATGTTTTGAGGAGTACTTGAGAATCACCACTTCAAGATGAAGCCTATTATAATGCTACTTAGTTGATTGACGAAATTAAGTTAACCCAGCCTTGTATAAAAAGCCCTCTCTGCGATTTTTACATAAAAATCGCAGAGAGGATGATTTTTCTATTTCAAAAATCGGTTTTCCAAAATTTTCTAATCGAAAAAAGAAATTTTTCAAGCGAAAATTTTTAGAAAAAACTTGAGATTCACGAAAAATTTGAAAACAAAAACTTTCTTTCTCACTATTTTTAACTTGAACATCATAGAGAAACATTTATAAAACATAAGCTTCCACCACCATCGTGGTGGATAGGTATGCCCAAGTGTCCAAAGTGCGGTGCTGAGGTTGCTACTCCAACGAAGACGTGGACCCTAGCACCAAAGGGTAGGAAGCCCGTGACCATAGGTCTATTTAAGTGCCCCAACGGCCACTTCTTCAGAGCAGGTGTCAAATAAGGTCTCAATTAACCCCCTCATTTTTTATCGTAAAGGGTTAGCTTCATCTTCTTATTTAATGTATTCCATGCCCCTCAAGGAGGTCTCTAACTCCAGAAAATTGCAAGAGAAACCCCTTTAAACCCCAATTTCCTAAGCCTAGGAAAGGTTAGGGACCAGTTCATGAAGGGGGATAGAGGGGAAGAAGTAGTTCTAATGCTTGGTAATGAAGCCATAGCTCGAGGTGCTATTGAGGGGGATGTTAAGGTAGCTACAGCTTATCCAGGCACTCCATCTACAGAGATCGTTGAGACTTTGGCTTTGCTTTCTAAGGATTACGACCTTTACGTCGAGTGGAGCGTCAATGAAAAGGTAGCGTTTGAGGTCGCTTTAGCAGCGTCCTACTGCAACTTAAGGTCTCTAACAGCTATGAAGCATGTCGGTTTGAACGTGGCCTCTGATCCATTATTCACATCAGCTTATACAGGAGTCAGAGGCGGTTTCGTGATAGTGTCAGCGGATGATCCAAGCTGCTATAGCTCTCAGAATGAGCAGGATAATAGGATTTACGGGCTCCACGCTTACATACCAGTCGTCGAACCTAGCTCACCTCAGGAAGCCAAGGACATGACCATATACTCTCTTGAAGTCTCTGAGAGGTATGGTCTCCCAGTGATCTTAAGAACTGTGACAAGACTAAGCCATTCTAGAGGACCAGTGAAGCTAGGTCCCATAAGAAGATCGAGTAAGAAAGCTGTTTTTGAAAGGAAGCCTGAAAAGTACGTTTGCCTTCCAGCCAATGCAAGACGCATGAGGTTAGAAGCTATTGAAAGATTGAATGCCGTAGAGAAGGAGTTCAACAACTCTAGCTTTAACGTTGTATTGGAGGGTGAATCGAAGGTAGGCGTCATAGCTTGCGGCTTGGCCTACACCCACGTGGTTGATGCTCTCGATGAGTTAAACTTGAGCCATAGACCCTCAATCCTGAAGCTCTCCACGGTGCATCCCATTCCTAAAGAGCTCCTAGCAAATTTCTTGGAGGACAAGGAGAAGGTCCTAGTTGTTGAAGAGCTGGAACCTCTAGTAGAGCTCCAGGTTAAAGCTCTATGTCACGACTTGAAGTTGAAAGCTGAAGTCCATGGAAAGGACTTAATTCCCTTAGCTGGAGAATTGACGCCACTTAGAGTACTGAGGGGCTTAGCCTCATTTCTAGGAGTAAGCGTTGAGCTGCCAGAGCTCAAAGTTAAGCTCCAAGCCCCGCCAAGACCTCCAATACTGTGTGCTGGTTGTCCTCATAGAAACGCATTTTACGCTATAAAGATGGCAGTCAAGAAGGCTAAGGTTGAAGCTATATATCCAAGCGACATTGGTTGCTACACATTAGGCTATTACCCACCCTTTGAGCTCGTGGACACGACGATCTGCATGGGAGCTGGTGTGGGCTTAGCTTGCGGCTTCGCTAAGTTCACAGATAAGGTGGTGATAGCAACCGTTGGTGAATCAACATTCTACCATGCTTGCATACCGGCCCTCATAAACGCCGTCTTCAATCCTTCTAGCTTCGTGCTAGTGGTGTTAGACAACAACTTCACGGCTATGACTGGAGGGCAGCCAAGTCCAGCTACCGGCGTAAATGCCATGGGGCAACAAGTAAAAAAGGTCCTACCTGAGGACATAGCTAAAGCTTGTGGAGTAGAACTCTGTAAAGTTGTGGATCCCTATGACGTAGACTCGATGATAGCAAGCATTGTCGAGGCAATAGAACATGTTAAGAGAGGACTGGGACCAGCTGTCATAATTTCTCGAAGAGCTTGCTCCTTGACCCTCTTAAGGGAAGAAAGGCTTGGAAGGATAAAGCTCGAGAAGAAGATGGTGGAGGCTGATAAGTGTAAGGGCTGCATGACCTGCATAAAGCTAGTGGGCTGTCCAGCTTTGATACCTAGAGCTGGAAAAGTAGTAATAGATGAAAACATATGCACTGGATGTGGATTGTGTGAGCGCTCCTGCCCCTACAAAGCTATTGGGGTGCTGAGATCATGAAGCAAGTAAACATAGTGTTGTCGGGCATTGGCGGTCAAGGGATACTCACGCTAGCATCGATATTAGGCACAGCAGCGG harbors:
- the pyrH gene encoding UMP kinase, whose amino-acid sequence is MRENYVVKLGGHVLIDDKGEFRRDVLSSYVDLVASLWREGINLHTVVGGGRVARLYIEVLAALGAPKALQDLMGIEVARINASLLTHALRSRGVKALFRDSFSSINWFEDSVYVMGGVSPAQSTTAVAALLAEATRAIKLIVATDVNGLYSEDPKKNPQATLLKKVTMKELMGVLKVESEPGSYKLLDSVALQVIARSKILTQIVNGLNPQNIEKAIRGEDVGTLIIP
- a CDS encoding valine--tRNA ligase, coding for MKDLGGFDPKAYELKWIKYWEDKGIYSFNRSLLGVRPVYVIDTPPPYPSGEFHVGNSLNWCYMDFVARYKRMQGYNVYFPQGWDCHGLPTEVRAERMLGIRKRDMDPRKFKDLCVKLTEEWIKPMKEAIKRLGFSVDWSLEYKTMDPSYWKKTQLSFVLLYEKGLIYRGEHLVNWCPRCETAIAEAEIEYVERSTTLNYIAFEVEGKDPIIIATTRPELLSSCVAVFVNPFDERYRNYVGLKAKVPIFERTVPIMADEEVDMSFGSGAVMVCTYGDKIDVKWQKRHNLPLITSITEDGRLNDNAGPYKGLTVEEARMKIVDDLKRLNLIVKQEPIIQRVGTCWRCHTPIEILPRTQWFMKTTALKDLVEEKANEIIWIPRYAKQRLIDWIRSAEWDWVISRQRVFATPIPVWYCKECGNVIVAKPEWLPVDPREQPPPIDSCPKCGSRDFVGESDVMDTWMDSSITCAVIAGWPDDMELFSKLYPNDLQPNGYDIIRTWDYYLLVRHLALFDRIPYKVALINGMVRGTDGRMMHKSYGNYIEVREVVEKYCADALRQWAASGSTGYDIRFRWEDVDYAWRFLIKLWNASRLVIMNTADYDCSKPSELKVLDLWLLTKLKKLIEKVTRAMEEMQFNEALDSLRNFVWHVFCDHYLEAVKYRLYGQSTAESRRAAQYTLTKSLYIILRLLAPFCPFITEEIYHAAFKERIGAESIHLTSWPSTSECEFNEDLEAKGDVIVAIIAAVRRTKIRNRLSPGYPLRTLWIGSSTFMDSVKVGAEDIKGTCRARELVIVNSLEDGIVVDEYPEIKFKFEAERR
- the prf1 gene encoding peptide chain release factor aRF-1; this encodes MTISIDKVRLERLVKELKSKRGRGTELISLYIPAGRPLGEVTSALREELSTAANIKDRTTRHHVLDALTVTLQRLKLFTSTPKNGLVVFAGYIPRGPPGSEKMEVYVIEPPEPINTYLYRCDSRFHTEILEEMLEEKGSYGVIVIDRSSATFALLTGKRLKILDEITSGVPGKHSAGGQSARRFERVIEIMAHEFYKRAGEYAQKLFSEVKDLKGIIIGGPGPTKNDFYDGDYLPYDLKKMVIGIVDVGYTGEEGVYETIERAQNLLEGVKYVHEKQVIQRFLEYLAKKSDLIAYGYKEVYHFLKQGVVDTLILSEDVPLSYVKVSCSTCGWTNEDLVKEDEVEGFKEAYSKCPVCGQVTNLEQGDVIEHLVELSKTFSTKVEIISSETEEGRGFLESFKGMAAILRYAPR
- the iorA gene encoding indolepyruvate ferredoxin oxidoreductase subunit alpha, encoding MKGDRGEEVVLMLGNEAIARGAIEGDVKVATAYPGTPSTEIVETLALLSKDYDLYVEWSVNEKVAFEVALAASYCNLRSLTAMKHVGLNVASDPLFTSAYTGVRGGFVIVSADDPSCYSSQNEQDNRIYGLHAYIPVVEPSSPQEAKDMTIYSLEVSERYGLPVILRTVTRLSHSRGPVKLGPIRRSSKKAVFERKPEKYVCLPANARRMRLEAIERLNAVEKEFNNSSFNVVLEGESKVGVIACGLAYTHVVDALDELNLSHRPSILKLSTVHPIPKELLANFLEDKEKVLVVEELEPLVELQVKALCHDLKLKAEVHGKDLIPLAGELTPLRVLRGLASFLGVSVELPELKVKLQAPPRPPILCAGCPHRNAFYAIKMAVKKAKVEAIYPSDIGCYTLGYYPPFELVDTTICMGAGVGLACGFAKFTDKVVIATVGESTFYHACIPALINAVFNPSSFVLVVLDNNFTAMTGGQPSPATGVNAMGQQVKKVLPEDIAKACGVELCKVVDPYDVDSMIASIVEAIEHVKRGLGPAVIISRRACSLTLLREERLGRIKLEKKMVEADKCKGCMTCIKLVGCPALIPRAGKVVIDENICTGCGLCERSCPYKAIGVLRS
- a CDS encoding chromatin protein Cren7, which produces MPKCPKCGAEVATPTKTWTLAPKGRKPVTIGLFKCPNGHFFRAGVK